Proteins encoded together in one Micromonospora kangleipakensis window:
- a CDS encoding NADH:flavin oxidoreductase/NADH oxidase produces MSALFTPLALRGVTLPNRVAMAPMCQYSAGPDGLPTDWHRVHLGSRAVGGAGLILTEATAVVPEGRISPQDVGLWSGAHVDAWRPITAFVAGQGAVPAVQLAHAGFKAATYRPWAERRGGVPDAEGGWTPAGPGSEPFLPDYREPTALDEAGIAGVVAAFATAAGRALDAGFAAVEIHAAHGYLLHEFLSPLTNHRDDGYGGDRAARMRLTLEVARAVRAAVGESVPVLTRISATDWVEGGWTVEDSVVLAGELAAAGVDLVDASSGGASAGASIPIGPGYQVPLAARIRRDAGVLTGAVGLIVEPEQAEQIVAAGEADLVLLGRELLRDPYWPRRAAAKLTAEPHWPNQYTRAF; encoded by the coding sequence ATGAGTGCCCTGTTCACCCCGCTCGCCCTGCGCGGCGTCACCCTGCCCAACCGGGTCGCGATGGCCCCGATGTGCCAGTACAGCGCCGGCCCGGACGGGCTGCCGACCGACTGGCACCGGGTCCACCTCGGCTCCCGGGCCGTCGGCGGTGCCGGCCTGATCCTCACCGAGGCCACCGCGGTCGTCCCCGAGGGCCGGATCAGCCCGCAGGACGTCGGCCTCTGGTCCGGCGCGCACGTCGACGCCTGGCGCCCGATCACCGCGTTCGTCGCCGGACAGGGGGCCGTGCCGGCCGTGCAGCTGGCCCACGCCGGGTTCAAGGCCGCCACGTACCGGCCGTGGGCGGAGCGGCGCGGCGGCGTGCCGGACGCCGAGGGCGGCTGGACCCCGGCCGGCCCGGGCAGCGAACCGTTCCTGCCCGACTACCGGGAGCCGACCGCCCTGGACGAGGCCGGGATCGCCGGCGTGGTGGCCGCGTTCGCCACCGCCGCCGGCCGGGCGCTGGACGCCGGCTTCGCCGCGGTGGAGATCCACGCCGCGCACGGTTACCTGCTGCACGAGTTCCTCTCCCCGCTGACCAACCACCGGGATGACGGCTACGGCGGCGACCGCGCCGCTCGGATGCGGCTCACCCTGGAGGTGGCCCGGGCGGTCCGCGCCGCGGTCGGCGAGTCCGTGCCCGTGCTGACCCGGATCTCGGCCACCGACTGGGTCGAGGGCGGCTGGACCGTCGAGGACAGCGTGGTGCTCGCCGGCGAGCTGGCCGCCGCCGGGGTGGACCTGGTCGACGCCTCCTCCGGCGGCGCCTCGGCCGGGGCGAGCATCCCGATCGGCCCCGGCTACCAGGTGCCGCTCGCCGCGCGGATCCGCCGCGACGCGGGCGTGCTCACCGGCGCGGTCGGCCTGATCGTCGAGCCGGAACAGGCCGAGCAGATCGTCGCCGCCGGCGAGGCCGACCTGGTCCTCCTCGGCCGCGAGCTCCTCCGCGACCCGTACTGGCCCCGCCGCGCCGCCGCCAAGCTAACCGCCGAACCCCACTGGCCGAACCAGTACACCCGCGCCTTCTGA
- a CDS encoding dicarboxylate/amino acid:cation symporter, with protein sequence MRKIPFSVQILLGLVLGVALGFLARANDLSWLASTLDTVGGLFVQLLKLAVPPLVFTAIVVSVVSLRGVANAARLALKTLLWFGLTALIAVSVGIGLGLLTDPGKGVTLDVAGAAAPKKTGSWTDFLTGIVPTNPVGAFVEGNVLQIVFLALVVGAAALLVGQAAEPFVEFNRSVLAIVQKALWWVIRLAPIGTLGLIGHAVASYGWDLIAPLAKFTTAVYVGCAIVLFVVYPVLLVAAGRLNPLRFFAGAWPAIELAFVSRSSVGTMPVTQRSVERLGVPREYASFAVPFGATTKMDGCAAIYPALAAIFVAQVFGVDLGVTDYLLIAFVSVVGSAATAGLTGAIVMLTLTLSTLGLPLAGAGLLLAIDPILDMIRTATNVAGQALVPTIVAAREGTLDRAAYESAGRRELVDADETRPADQLAPVPA encoded by the coding sequence TTGCGCAAGATCCCCTTTTCCGTGCAGATCCTGCTCGGCCTCGTGCTCGGCGTGGCGCTGGGCTTCCTCGCCCGCGCCAACGACCTGAGCTGGCTGGCCAGCACCCTCGACACCGTCGGCGGCCTCTTCGTCCAGCTGCTCAAGCTGGCCGTCCCGCCGCTGGTCTTCACCGCCATCGTGGTCAGCGTGGTCAGCCTGCGCGGCGTGGCCAACGCCGCCCGGCTGGCACTGAAGACGCTGCTCTGGTTCGGCCTCACCGCGCTGATCGCGGTGAGCGTCGGCATCGGCCTCGGCCTGCTCACCGACCCCGGCAAGGGGGTCACCCTGGACGTCGCCGGCGCCGCCGCGCCGAAGAAGACCGGCTCCTGGACCGACTTCCTCACCGGCATCGTGCCCACCAACCCGGTCGGCGCGTTCGTCGAGGGCAACGTGCTCCAGATCGTCTTCCTCGCCCTGGTGGTCGGCGCCGCCGCGCTGCTGGTCGGCCAGGCCGCCGAGCCGTTCGTCGAGTTCAACCGCTCCGTGCTGGCCATCGTGCAGAAGGCGCTCTGGTGGGTGATCCGGCTCGCCCCGATCGGCACCCTCGGCCTGATCGGCCACGCCGTCGCCTCGTACGGCTGGGACCTGATCGCCCCGCTCGCGAAGTTCACCACCGCCGTCTACGTCGGCTGCGCGATCGTGCTCTTCGTGGTCTACCCGGTGCTGCTGGTGGCCGCCGGCCGGCTCAACCCGCTGCGCTTCTTCGCCGGCGCCTGGCCGGCCATCGAGCTGGCCTTCGTCTCCCGCTCCTCGGTGGGCACGATGCCGGTGACCCAGCGCTCCGTCGAGCGGCTCGGTGTCCCCCGCGAGTACGCCTCGTTCGCGGTGCCGTTCGGCGCCACCACCAAGATGGACGGCTGCGCGGCGATCTACCCGGCCCTGGCCGCGATCTTCGTGGCGCAGGTCTTCGGAGTGGACCTGGGCGTGACCGACTACCTGCTGATCGCCTTCGTCTCGGTGGTCGGCTCGGCCGCCACCGCCGGCCTGACCGGCGCGATCGTGATGCTCACCCTGACCCTGAGCACGCTGGGCCTGCCGCTGGCCGGCGCCGGCCTGCTGCTGGCGATCGACCCGATCCTGGACATGATCCGCACCGCCACCAACGTGGCCGGCCAGGCGCTCGTGCCGACCATCGTGGCCGCCCGCGAGGGCACCCTCGACCGGGCCGCGTACGAGTCCGCCGGCAGGCGCGAGCTGGTCGACGCCGACGAGACGCGGCCCGCCGACCAGCTGGCTCCCGTCCCGGCCTGA
- a CDS encoding DUF998 domain-containing protein encodes MADRGLRRVVAASAAAGCTLAGAVAVTVAVLAGPGPGPTGYVSEAGVTDSRYAAAYRIGVFALAAALLLLAVALPTALRVPGVLLAAGSVFTLLSGVVTCSAGCPLPPFETPTVADLVHGGASIAATASVVFAMLALVRSPAAAPAVRRTAAVGAALALPLSAVIGLTMLTVGRGGLVAVLERLLLTVTVGWGLATAIALGRARGS; translated from the coding sequence GTGGCTGACCGGGGTCTGCGCCGGGTCGTCGCCGCGTCGGCCGCCGCCGGCTGCACCCTGGCGGGCGCGGTCGCGGTGACGGTCGCCGTGCTCGCCGGTCCCGGTCCGGGCCCCACCGGGTACGTCAGCGAGGCCGGCGTCACCGACAGCCGGTACGCCGCGGCGTACCGGATCGGGGTCTTCGCCCTGGCGGCGGCGCTGCTGCTGCTCGCCGTGGCGCTGCCCACGGCGCTGCGGGTGCCCGGGGTGCTGCTCGCCGCCGGCAGCGTCTTCACGCTGCTGTCCGGCGTGGTGACGTGCAGCGCCGGCTGCCCGCTGCCGCCGTTCGAGACGCCCACCGTGGCCGACCTGGTGCACGGCGGCGCGAGCATCGCGGCGACGGCCTCGGTGGTCTTCGCGATGCTGGCCCTGGTCCGCTCCCCCGCCGCCGCCCCGGCGGTGCGTCGGACCGCCGCCGTCGGCGCGGCGCTGGCCCTGCCGCTGTCGGCGGTGATCGGCCTGACCATGCTGACCGTGGGGCGCGGCGGCCTGGTCGCGGTGCTGGAGCGGCTGCTGTTGACGGTGACGGTCGGCTGGGGTCTGGCCACCGCCATCGCGCTTGGTCGGGCCCGGGGATCGTGA
- a CDS encoding glutathione S-transferase family protein codes for MARAQFSAETAGSGEFVRQPNRFTGRVTPHSTSPEGGGPDDQDRWPLEAGRYRLIWCRACPWAHRARIVRGLLGLEDVISLGTVDPIRDERGWRFALDPDGFDPVLGIGFLSEAYLATDPDYTGRVTVPALVDTLTGRVVTNDYPQLTLDFSTEWRRFHKPGAPDLYPVELRPEMDALMAEIHRDVNNGVYRCGFATSQEAYDEAYLALFARLDALSERLADRRYLMGDTITEADVRFFTTLVRFDVAYHGHFKCNRQKLTELPVLWAYARDLFQTPGFGDTVDFDHIKRHYYGTHREINPTGIVPLGPDLSGWTTPHGRG; via the coding sequence ATGGCCCGGGCCCAGTTCAGCGCAGAGACCGCCGGCAGCGGTGAGTTCGTCCGCCAGCCCAACCGGTTCACCGGTCGGGTCACCCCGCACTCCACCTCGCCGGAGGGCGGCGGCCCCGACGACCAGGACCGTTGGCCGCTGGAGGCCGGCCGGTACCGGCTGATCTGGTGCCGGGCCTGCCCGTGGGCGCACCGGGCCCGGATCGTGCGCGGCCTGCTCGGGCTGGAGGACGTCATCTCGCTGGGCACGGTCGACCCGATCCGGGACGAGCGGGGCTGGCGGTTCGCCCTCGACCCGGACGGCTTCGACCCGGTGCTCGGGATCGGCTTTCTCTCCGAGGCGTACCTGGCGACCGACCCGGACTACACCGGCCGGGTGACCGTGCCGGCGCTGGTGGACACGCTGACCGGGCGGGTGGTCACCAACGACTACCCGCAGCTCACCCTGGACTTCTCCACCGAGTGGCGGCGGTTCCACAAGCCGGGCGCGCCGGACCTGTATCCGGTCGAGCTGCGTCCGGAGATGGACGCGCTGATGGCGGAGATCCACCGGGACGTCAACAACGGCGTCTACCGGTGCGGCTTCGCCACCTCGCAGGAGGCGTACGACGAGGCCTACCTCGCGCTCTTCGCCCGGCTGGACGCGCTGTCGGAGCGGCTGGCCGACCGCCGCTACCTGATGGGGGACACGATCACCGAGGCGGACGTGCGGTTCTTCACCACGCTGGTCCGCTTCGACGTGGCGTACCACGGACACTTCAAGTGCAACCGGCAGAAGCTGACCGAGCTGCCGGTGCTCTGGGCGTACGCCCGGGACCTGTTCCAGACCCCGGGCTTCGGGGACACGGTCGACTTCGACCACATCAAGCGGCACTACTACGGCACGCACCGGGAGATCAACCCGACCGGGATCGTGCCGCTCGGGCCGGACCTGTCCGGTTGGACCACGCCGCACGGGCGTGGCTGA
- the pcaF gene encoding 3-oxoadipyl-CoA thiolase has translation MTVAYLVAGVRTPIGRYAGALAGVRPDDLAAHVIRELVARHPSVDWARTDDVLLGCANQAGEDNRNVARMAALLGGLPEEVPGSTVNRLCGSGLDALATAARSIVAGEADLVVAGGVESMSRAPFVMPKATTPFSRAAEVYDTTIGWRLVNPLMKRGWGIDSMPETAENVAAEHGVDRAAQDEFAFRSQQRAAKAQADGRFAEEIVPVTVPAGRRETKLVEVDEHPRETSLERLAALPTPFREGGTVTAGNSSGVNDGAVALLVASEAAVSRYGLTPLARVSGAAAAGVPPRIMGMGPVPATRKLLDRLNLGLDAVDVIELNEAFAAQSVAVLRELGLPEDAEHVNPNGGAIALGHPLGASGARLALTAALELRRRGGRRALATMCVGVGQGISLLLESAA, from the coding sequence ATGACCGTGGCTTACCTCGTGGCCGGAGTCCGCACCCCGATCGGCCGGTACGCCGGCGCCCTCGCCGGGGTACGCCCCGACGACCTCGCCGCCCACGTGATCCGCGAACTGGTCGCCCGCCACCCCTCGGTGGACTGGGCCCGGACCGACGACGTGCTGCTCGGCTGCGCCAACCAGGCCGGCGAGGACAACCGCAACGTGGCCCGGATGGCGGCGCTGCTCGGCGGGCTGCCCGAGGAGGTCCCGGGCAGCACGGTCAACCGGCTCTGCGGCTCCGGCCTGGACGCCCTGGCCACCGCCGCCCGCTCCATCGTGGCGGGCGAGGCCGACCTGGTGGTCGCCGGCGGGGTGGAGAGCATGAGCCGGGCCCCCTTCGTCATGCCGAAGGCGACCACTCCGTTCTCCCGCGCCGCCGAGGTCTACGACACCACCATCGGCTGGCGGCTGGTCAACCCGCTGATGAAGCGGGGCTGGGGCATCGACTCGATGCCGGAGACCGCGGAGAACGTCGCCGCCGAGCACGGCGTCGACCGGGCCGCCCAGGACGAGTTCGCCTTCCGGTCCCAGCAGCGGGCCGCCAAGGCGCAGGCCGACGGCCGGTTCGCCGAGGAGATCGTGCCGGTGACCGTGCCCGCCGGGCGCCGCGAGACGAAGCTGGTCGAGGTCGACGAGCACCCGCGGGAGACCTCGCTGGAGAGGCTCGCCGCGCTGCCCACCCCGTTCCGCGAGGGCGGCACGGTCACCGCGGGCAACTCCTCCGGCGTCAACGACGGCGCGGTCGCCCTGCTGGTCGCCTCCGAGGCCGCCGTGTCCCGGTACGGCCTCACCCCGCTCGCCCGGGTCAGCGGCGCGGCGGCGGCCGGCGTACCGCCGCGGATCATGGGGATGGGTCCGGTGCCGGCCACCCGCAAGCTGCTCGACCGGCTCAACCTGGGGCTCGACGCCGTCGACGTGATCGAGCTGAACGAGGCGTTCGCCGCCCAGTCCGTCGCCGTGCTGCGGGAGCTGGGCCTGCCCGAGGACGCCGAGCACGTCAACCCGAACGGCGGCGCGATCGCACTCGGCCACCCGCTCGGGGCCAGCGGCGCCCGGCTGGCGCTCACCGCCGCGCTGGAGCTGCGCCGCCGGGGCGGCCGGCGGGCCCTCGCGACCATGTGCGTCGGCGTGGGGCAGGGCATCTCCCTGCTGCTGGAGTCCGCCGCCTGA
- a CDS encoding SAM-dependent methyltransferase encodes MQMPDGLPAEIDLTRPSAARVYDYFLGGAHNFEIDRQLAEQIASMTPNLAATMRSGREFLRRAVRALLDAGIDQFLDIGSGIPTVGNVHEVAQAANPKARIVYVDIDPVAVAHSRELLAGNDLTAVLHADLREPERILAEARESGLIDFGRPVGILLAGVVHFIPDAGRPGDILATLRAAAAPGSYLVVSHSTFEDQPQEMLDAQRLSARTDTEITLRSRAEISSFFGDWTILEPGVVHMPLWRPDSPSDVDEHPERFGAFGGVARHDQPAG; translated from the coding sequence ATGCAGATGCCGGACGGACTTCCCGCCGAGATCGACCTGACCCGGCCGAGCGCGGCGCGGGTGTACGACTACTTCCTCGGTGGCGCGCACAACTTCGAGATCGACCGGCAGCTCGCCGAGCAGATCGCGAGCATGACCCCGAACCTGGCGGCCACCATGCGCTCGGGCCGGGAGTTCCTGCGCCGGGCCGTCCGGGCGCTGCTCGACGCCGGCATCGACCAGTTCCTCGACATCGGCTCCGGCATCCCGACCGTCGGCAACGTGCACGAGGTGGCCCAGGCGGCGAACCCCAAGGCGCGGATCGTCTACGTCGACATCGACCCGGTCGCCGTGGCGCACAGCCGGGAGCTGCTCGCCGGCAACGACCTCACCGCCGTGCTCCACGCCGACCTGCGCGAGCCGGAGCGGATCCTCGCCGAGGCCCGGGAGTCGGGCCTGATCGACTTCGGCCGGCCGGTCGGCATCCTGCTCGCCGGGGTGGTCCACTTCATCCCGGACGCGGGCCGTCCCGGAGACATCCTGGCCACCCTGCGGGCCGCCGCCGCGCCCGGCAGCTACCTGGTCGTCTCGCACTCCACCTTCGAGGACCAGCCGCAGGAGATGCTCGACGCGCAGCGGCTGTCGGCGCGTACCGACACCGAGATCACGCTCCGCTCGCGCGCCGAGATCAGCTCGTTCTTCGGCGACTGGACGATCCTCGAACCGGGCGTGGTGCACATGCCGCTCTGGCGGCCGGACTCGCCGTCCGACGTGGACGAACACCCCGAGCGGTTCGGGGCCTTCGGCGGAGTCGCCCGGCACGACCAGCCCGCCGGCTGA
- a CDS encoding putative bifunctional diguanylate cyclase/phosphodiesterase, which yields MHAAPEPGGEDFSRLGAQAYAAEWARAVRRLGFVPLSAAETERLLLVRTVRLAQALLAPTFSGQAAEDVGRALVEAHLTEPGVLDWSVHALGDDFLARVLPARAERPEARERVAALQGGLAAGFARALRDRTFSQQERIARSAWQARDAVEQALRDSEARFRAVFTGAAIGIGIAGTDGRILDVNQSFADMLGYPIEELREITVDALFHADDAAGMWELYRELVEGKHDSARVEKRYHRKDGSVVWTDLAVSLIRYDDGRPRFTVAMIEDITERYELQQRLRFQALHDPLTGLPNRTLFFETLGRVFDTAGEEQRVGICFLDLDGFKTINDSLGHDLGDLLLIVISRRLADCVAGRGHLVARMGGDEFVILVDSGGGLDDTVEVAELALAAVSAPVRVGDQQLAVSASIGIVECPAAETNVSELMKAADTTLYWAKAEGRGRWAVYDPERSAADIARSALAAGLPAALDRGEFVLHYQPIVSLLDGTMLAVEALVRWQHPELGLIGPDRFIGLAEETGLIVRLGAWVLRQACRDAEGWRRAYPEARLVVSVNLAARQADDPAIVETVAEALTRTGLPAELLQLELTESAVMGTAGEPLRSLRELADLGVRLAIDDFGTGYSNLAYLRRLPIHCLKLAGPFVEGIRADGADVAADHRDERIVDALVRLAHALELWVTAEAVETEAQAERLRALRCDTGQGRWFGAPVPAAQIRARLAGGGEPA from the coding sequence ATGCACGCCGCGCCGGAGCCCGGCGGGGAGGACTTCAGCCGGCTGGGCGCCCAGGCGTACGCCGCCGAGTGGGCGCGGGCGGTCCGCCGGCTCGGATTCGTGCCGCTGAGCGCGGCCGAGACCGAGCGGCTGCTGCTCGTGCGCACCGTACGGCTGGCCCAGGCCCTCCTCGCCCCGACGTTCTCCGGGCAGGCGGCGGAGGACGTCGGGCGGGCGCTGGTGGAGGCCCACCTCACCGAGCCCGGCGTGCTCGACTGGTCGGTGCACGCGCTCGGCGACGACTTCCTGGCCCGGGTGCTGCCCGCCCGGGCGGAGCGGCCCGAGGCGCGGGAGCGGGTGGCGGCATTGCAGGGCGGGCTCGCCGCCGGCTTCGCCCGCGCGCTGCGCGACCGCACCTTCAGCCAACAGGAGCGGATCGCCCGCTCGGCCTGGCAGGCCCGGGACGCGGTCGAGCAGGCGCTGCGGGACAGCGAGGCTCGATTCCGGGCGGTGTTCACCGGAGCGGCGATCGGCATCGGCATCGCCGGCACCGACGGCCGGATCCTCGACGTCAACCAGTCCTTCGCCGACATGCTCGGCTACCCCATCGAGGAGCTGCGCGAGATCACCGTCGACGCGCTCTTCCACGCCGACGACGCGGCCGGCATGTGGGAGCTGTACCGGGAGCTGGTCGAGGGCAAGCACGACAGCGCCCGGGTGGAGAAGCGCTACCACCGCAAGGACGGCAGCGTCGTCTGGACCGACCTCGCCGTCTCGCTGATCCGGTACGACGACGGCCGGCCCCGGTTCACCGTCGCGATGATCGAGGACATCACCGAGCGGTACGAGCTCCAGCAGCGGCTGCGCTTCCAGGCGCTGCACGACCCGCTCACCGGGCTGCCCAACCGGACGCTCTTCTTCGAGACGCTGGGCCGGGTCTTCGACACCGCCGGCGAGGAGCAGCGGGTCGGCATCTGCTTCCTCGACCTGGACGGCTTCAAGACGATCAACGACAGCCTCGGCCACGACCTCGGTGACCTGCTGCTGATCGTGATCAGCCGGCGGCTCGCCGACTGCGTCGCCGGGCGCGGCCACCTGGTCGCCCGGATGGGCGGCGACGAGTTCGTCATCCTGGTCGACTCCGGCGGCGGCCTCGACGACACGGTGGAGGTGGCCGAGCTGGCGCTGGCCGCGGTCTCCGCCCCGGTGCGGGTCGGCGACCAGCAGCTCGCCGTCTCGGCGAGCATCGGCATCGTGGAGTGCCCGGCCGCGGAGACCAACGTCTCGGAGCTGATGAAGGCCGCCGACACCACGCTCTACTGGGCGAAGGCGGAGGGGCGGGGCCGCTGGGCGGTCTACGACCCGGAGCGCAGCGCCGCCGACATCGCCCGCTCGGCCCTGGCCGCCGGCCTGCCGGCCGCGCTGGACCGGGGCGAGTTCGTGCTGCACTACCAGCCCATCGTGTCGCTGCTGGACGGCACGATGCTCGCGGTGGAGGCGCTGGTCCGCTGGCAGCACCCGGAGCTGGGGTTGATCGGGCCCGACCGGTTCATCGGGCTGGCCGAGGAGACCGGGCTGATCGTCCGGCTCGGCGCCTGGGTGCTCCGGCAGGCGTGCCGGGACGCCGAGGGCTGGCGGCGGGCGTACCCGGAGGCGCGGCTGGTGGTCAGCGTCAACCTGGCCGCCCGGCAGGCCGACGACCCGGCGATCGTGGAGACGGTGGCCGAGGCGCTGACCAGGACCGGGCTCCCGGCGGAGCTGCTGCAGCTGGAGCTGACCGAGAGCGCGGTGATGGGCACCGCCGGGGAGCCGCTGCGGTCCCTGCGGGAGCTGGCCGACCTGGGCGTCCGGCTGGCCATCGACGACTTCGGCACCGGGTACTCCAACCTGGCGTACCTGCGCCGGTTGCCGATCCACTGCCTGAAGCTGGCCGGCCCGTTCGTCGAGGGGATCCGGGCCGACGGGGCGGACGTCGCGGCCGACCACCGGGACGAGCGGATCGTCGACGCGCTGGTCCGGCTGGCGCACGCGTTGGAGCTCTGGGTCACCGCCGAGGCGGTGGAGACCGAGGCGCAGGCCGAGCGGCTGCGGGCGCTGCGCTGCGACACCGGGCAGGGACGCTGGTTCGGCGCGCCGGTCCCCGCCGCGCAGATCCGTGCCCGGCTCGCCGGCGGTGGGGAGCCGGCATGA
- a CDS encoding DUF456 domain-containing protein codes for MSLSDTQAVVSVVAALAILAGLAGVVVPGLPALPLCWGGVLVWALFGDAGPGRWAVLAAATVVAAGGAVVKYLWPGRNLKRTGVPTSSLLAGGLLGLVGFFVIPVVGLVIGFVAGVWGAERLRLGSNQLAWPATVQALKAAGLSMLVEFLAGVVIAALWVAGLLLT; via the coding sequence ATGAGCCTGAGCGACACGCAGGCGGTGGTCTCGGTGGTGGCCGCGCTGGCCATCCTGGCCGGGCTGGCCGGGGTGGTGGTGCCCGGGCTGCCGGCCCTGCCGCTCTGCTGGGGCGGGGTGCTGGTCTGGGCGCTCTTCGGCGACGCCGGGCCCGGCCGCTGGGCGGTGCTCGCCGCCGCCACCGTGGTCGCCGCCGGGGGCGCGGTGGTCAAGTACCTCTGGCCCGGGCGGAACCTGAAACGGACCGGCGTGCCCACGTCGTCGCTGCTGGCCGGGGGCCTGCTCGGGCTGGTCGGCTTCTTCGTCATTCCGGTGGTCGGCCTGGTGATCGGCTTCGTGGCCGGGGTGTGGGGCGCGGAACGGCTGCGGCTGGGCAGCAACCAGCTCGCCTGGCCGGCCACCGTGCAGGCGCTCAAGGCGGCCGGTCTGTCCATGCTGGTGGAGTTCCTCGCCGGCGTGGTGATCGCGGCCCTCTGGGTGGCCGGGCTGCTGCTCACCTGA
- a CDS encoding amino acid permease: MATTPAPTAEQPMDDDARRLAELGYKQELRRKWSGFSNFAISFSIISILAGCFTTFGQAWNNGGPVAISWGWPLISLFILIIGFCMAELVSAYPTAGGIYWWAAKMGRPVHGWFTGWLNLIGLVAVTASVDYGCATFLNLTLSALFDGWAGTLHQTFGLFVVILALHGLINIFGHHIIDVLQNVSVWWHVAGAAVVVAILLLVPDDHQSFRFVFTERFNNSGFGDGDTGGLTFWFYVLPLGFLLTQYTITGFDACAHVSEETRGASQAAAKGLWRSIFYSAVGGWILLLAFLFAATDVDAINAAGGFSGAIFETALTPFFFKAVIIISTIGQFFCGMSCVTSMSRMTYAFSRDRAVPGWRLWSRVDRNGTPVNAIIGATVAGLVLTLPALYKNSAGIPVAFYAVVSVAVIGLYLSFLIPIFLRLRMGDRFIPGPWTLGPRYKLLGWIAVIEIAVISVYFVLPIVPAGVPGNADFTWSAVNYAPIAVGGVLLLVAVWWYASARKWFTGPRRTVELPAPRPAPDGARADEPA, encoded by the coding sequence GTGGCCACGACGCCCGCGCCAACCGCCGAGCAACCGATGGACGACGACGCCCGACGGCTCGCCGAACTCGGTTACAAGCAGGAGCTGCGCCGCAAGTGGAGCGGCTTCTCCAACTTCGCCATCTCGTTCTCGATCATCTCGATCCTGGCCGGCTGCTTCACCACCTTCGGCCAGGCGTGGAACAACGGCGGGCCGGTCGCCATCTCCTGGGGCTGGCCGCTGATCTCACTGTTCATCCTGATCATCGGCTTCTGCATGGCCGAGCTGGTCTCCGCGTACCCCACCGCCGGCGGGATCTACTGGTGGGCGGCGAAGATGGGTCGGCCGGTGCACGGCTGGTTCACCGGCTGGCTCAACCTGATCGGGCTGGTCGCGGTCACCGCGTCGGTGGACTACGGCTGCGCCACGTTCCTCAACCTCACCCTGTCCGCGCTCTTCGACGGCTGGGCCGGGACGTTGCACCAGACGTTCGGGCTCTTCGTGGTGATCCTCGCCCTGCACGGGCTGATCAACATCTTCGGCCACCACATCATCGACGTACTGCAGAACGTCTCCGTCTGGTGGCACGTGGCCGGCGCGGCCGTGGTGGTCGCCATCCTGCTGCTCGTCCCGGACGACCACCAGAGCTTCCGGTTCGTCTTCACCGAGCGGTTCAACAACTCGGGCTTCGGCGACGGCGACACCGGCGGGCTCACCTTCTGGTTCTACGTGCTGCCGCTGGGCTTCCTGCTCACCCAGTACACGATCACCGGCTTCGACGCCTGCGCGCACGTCTCCGAGGAGACCCGCGGCGCCTCGCAGGCCGCCGCCAAGGGCCTCTGGCGCTCGATCTTCTACTCGGCGGTCGGCGGCTGGATCCTGCTGCTGGCCTTCCTCTTCGCCGCCACCGACGTGGACGCGATCAACGCCGCCGGCGGCTTCTCCGGGGCGATCTTCGAGACCGCGCTGACCCCGTTCTTCTTCAAGGCGGTCATCATCATCTCCACCATCGGGCAGTTCTTCTGCGGGATGAGCTGCGTGACCTCGATGTCCCGGATGACGTACGCGTTCAGCCGGGACCGCGCGGTGCCGGGCTGGCGGCTCTGGTCCCGGGTGGACCGCAACGGCACCCCGGTCAACGCGATCATCGGGGCGACCGTCGCCGGCCTGGTGCTCACCCTGCCGGCCCTGTACAAGAACTCGGCCGGCATCCCGGTCGCCTTCTACGCGGTGGTCTCCGTCGCGGTGATCGGGCTGTACCTGTCGTTCCTCATCCCGATCTTCCTGCGGCTGCGGATGGGGGACCGGTTCATCCCGGGACCGTGGACGCTCGGTCCGAGGTACAAGCTCCTCGGCTGGATCGCGGTGATCGAGATCGCGGTCATCTCGGTCTACTTCGTGCTGCCGATCGTCCCCGCCGGGGTGCCCGGCAACGCGGACTTCACCTGGTCGGCGGTGAACTACGCGCCGATCGCCGTGGGCGGGGTGCTCCTGCTGGTCGCCGTCTGGTGGTACGCCTCGGCCCGGAAGTGGTTCACCGGCCCGCGTCGTACCGTCGAACTCCCGGCGCCGCGCCCGGCCCCGGACGGTGCCCGGGCCGACGAGCCGGCCTGA